In Planctomycetia bacterium, one DNA window encodes the following:
- a CDS encoding sigma-70 family RNA polymerase sigma factor: MALSTHTSTSLLVGLAEAENDAVWAEFDARYRPIVTGYCLKLGLTEHEAADVAQESLMRFLEEYRAGKYDRERGRLRSWLIGIVKYRVADLKRAKFARRELRGESAVVDLPDDDQLEALWEAERCHQLLRQAISELRGASRLTERTMRAFEMFAVEQKPAAAVAAELGISVQDVYVAKNRVAARLRETLERLEALFDDR, encoded by the coding sequence ATGGCCCTGTCCACGCACACATCGACATCCCTTCTGGTCGGTCTCGCCGAAGCCGAAAACGACGCCGTCTGGGCCGAGTTCGACGCACGCTATCGGCCGATCGTCACGGGATATTGCCTGAAGCTCGGCCTGACCGAACACGAAGCGGCTGATGTCGCCCAGGAATCCCTGATGCGCTTTCTGGAGGAGTACCGCGCCGGAAAGTATGACCGCGAGCGCGGCCGGCTTCGCTCGTGGCTGATCGGCATCGTCAAATATCGCGTGGCCGACCTGAAGCGCGCGAAGTTCGCCCGGCGCGAGCTGCGCGGCGAATCGGCCGTCGTCGATCTGCCGGACGATGACCAGCTTGAGGCACTCTGGGAGGCGGAGCGCTGCCACCAGCTGCTGCGCCAGGCGATCAGCGAGCTGCGCGGCGCGTCACGCCTGACCGAGCGGACGATGCGCGCGTTCGAGATGTTCGCCGTGGAGCAGAAACCGGCGGCGGCCGTCGCGGCCGAGCTGGGCATCTCGGTGCAGGACGTGTACGTGGCGAAGAATCGCGTGGCGGCCCGGCTGCGCGAAACCCTCGAGCGTCTCGAAGCCCTCTTCGACGATCGGTGA